From the Desulfuromonas thiophila genome, the window CGACCGACCCGTATCGCTGCTGTGCCGGTGGGTTATGCCGATGGCTTCAACCGTCGTCTGTCCGCTGGCGGTGCCGTGCTTATTCGCGGCCAGCGTGCGCCCATCGCCGGCCGGATCTGCATGGACTGGACGCTGATTGACGTGACCGATCTGGCGGACGTCCAAGTCAACGATCGGGTTACCCTGCTGGGCTGCGACGGTGATCAGTGTATCCGGGCCGAGGAATGGGCCGAGCGCATTGGCACCATCGCCTATGAGGTGTTCTGTCAGGTCAGCAAGCGCGTGCCGCGCCACTACCTGGGCCAGACGCTGTTGCCGGCCGCGGAGAGCCCGGCGGCCGCAGGCGGGGTCGTTTCGTGACGGCGTCGCCCGCATTGCAGCTGCTGATCGATCTGGGAACAACCCGCCTTGCCGGCCGTCTGCTCGATGCCCAGGGGGCCTTGCTGGCCGAGGCCGGTCTGGATAACCCGCAGTTTGTTCATGGCACGGATGTGATTCGCCGCTTGCAGGCTGCGACCGAGGGCGCGGCGGCGGAGCTGCAGCAGCAGGCACTGCAGGCCGTGACGCAGCTGACCGCCGAGCTGCTGAGACAGGCGGGACAGCCGCTGGCGGCGGTGCGGCAGGGCCTGCTGGCGGCCAATCCGGCCATGATTACCCTGCTACGGGGCCAGCCCGTGACCGGTCTGCTGCGGCCACCCTATCGGCCACCCTCTCTTGACGGCGTCTGGCTGCACGAAGCCGGACTGCCGCCGCTGTATCTGCTGCCGGCGGTCAGTGGTTTTGTCGGCGGTGATCTGCTGGCCTACGTTTACGGCCAGCTGCCCCTGGTGGGACCAACCCTGCTGATCGATGTCGGTACCAATGGCGAGATGGCTTTGTGGGACGGGCAGGCTTGGTGGTGCAGTTCGGTGGCGGCCGGGCCGACCTTCGAGGGTGCACATCTGGCCTGTGGCATGCGGGCCGAGGCCGGCGCGGTTTATGACGTGGCGGTGGAGGAAGATCGCCTGCGCTTGCGGGTGATCGGCGATGGCCTGCCGCGCGGCCTGTGCGGCAGCGGGCTGACGGCGGCGATTGGCGCGGCGGTGGCCGCCGGCCTGGTGGGCGCGGACGGTGGCCTGCGGCCCGCCGCAGCCATCGACAGCAATCTGGCGCGTTATCTGTGTCAGGACGCTGGTCAGCCGGCCCTGTGTCTCTATCGTGACGCCCGTTGCCAGTTGCTGATCCGCCAGGAAGAGATTCGCCAGTTTCAGCTGGCCAAGGGGGCGCTGCATGCCGGTGCCGAGTGTTTGCTGGAACGGGCCGGACTGGCGCCGCCGGCGCTCGAAAGGGTGTTGCTCAGTGGCGCCCTGGGGCAGGCGCTGGCGCCGCAGACCCTGAAAAACGTTGCCCTGCTGCCGGAATACATGATAAAAAAAGTAAGATTTGTGGGCGCCGGAGTCCTCGTCGGACTCGGGCGCCTTGCTGTCCGGCCCGAGGGGCTGGCGGAGCTCGACGCGTTGCGCCGGGCCATGCGGCCCTATCCGCTGTCGGGCACACCAGCCTTCGAGCAGGCCTTTCTGGCGGCTCTCGATTTCGCCAGCGGGCCAGCCTGAACGGCGTCCTCCCGGTTTTTGCTTGTCAGCCCCGGTGTGACAGGGTAGAAAAAGCCTTTTCTGTCATTGTTCCCTGTTTCTGCCGTGCCGCTGGCGGCGCGGTGTTTTTTTCAGAAAGGATGGTTTCATGGCCACCATCAAACGTGCCCTGATCAGTCTGTCCGACAAGACCGGTATTGTCGATTTTGCCCGTGAACTGGTAGGTTTCGGTGTTGAGATTCTCTCGACCGGCGGTACCGCGAGCCTGCTGCGCCAGGCCGGTCTGCCGGTCAAGGACGTTTCCGAATACACCGGCTATCCTGAAATGCTCGATGGCCGGGTGAAAACCCTGCATCCCAAAGTTCACGGCGGCCTGCTTGGCCTGCGTGACAATCCGGCGCATGTGGCGAAAATGGCGGAGCATGACATCCAGCCCATCGACATGGTGGTGGTGAATCTGTATCCGTTTGAAGCCACGGTGGCCAAGGATGACTGCACCCTGGTGGACGCCATCGAAAATATCGACATCGGCGGTCCGACCATGCTGCGCAGCGCGGCCAAGAACAACCGTTTTGTTACCGTGGTGGTTGATCCGGCCGACTATGCCGTGGTGCTCGACGAGATGCGCGCCAGCAACGGCGCCGTGAGCGAGTCGACCAACTTCGGTCTGGCTGTAAAGGTCTATCAGCATACGGCGGCCTATGATGGCGCCATTTCCAACTGGCTCGGCCGGCGGCTGGAAGAGGGCTGCGTGGCCGAGTTCCCCCCCGCGCTGACGCTGCAGTTTCAGCAGAGCCAGATCATGCGTTACGGCGAAAACCCGCACCAGAAGGCCGCCTTCTATGTGGAGAAGAATGTCGCCGAGGCCTCCATTGCTACGGCCAGACAGCTGCAGGGCAAGGAGTTGTCCTATAATAATATCGGCGATACCGATGCGGCGCTGGAGTGCGTCAAGCAGTTTGGCGAGGGCCCGGCCTGCGTCATTGTCAAGCACGCCAATCCCTGCGGCGTGGCGGTGGGCGCTACGATTCTGGAAGCCTATGAGCGCGCGTTCAGCACCGATCCCGAGTCGGCCTTCGGCGGTATTATCGCGTTTAACCGCGAGCTCGATGGCGCGACGGCCAAAGCCATTTGTGACAAGCAGTTCGTTGAGGTGATTATTGCGCCGGTGGTCAGTGCCGAGGCGGTAGAGATCGTCAAGACCAAGAAAAACGTGCGCCTGCTCGAGTGTGGCCAGTGGCCCGCCCAGCCGGCGGATCGTTTGGAATACAAGCGGGTCAATGGTGGTCTGCTGGTGCAGGATGCCGACCATGCCCTGTATGAGGAGTTGAAGGTCGTGACCAAGCGCCAACCGACGGAGCAGGAGATGAAGGATCTTCTCTTCACCTGGCGGGTGGCCAAATTCGTCAAGTCCAACGCCATCGTCTACGGCAAGGAGAATATGACCATCGGTGTTGGTGCCGGTCAGATGAGCCGCATCAATTCGGCACGTATCGCCGCGATCAAGGCAGAGCACGCCGGACTCGAAGTTCAGGGCTCGGCCATGGCCTCGGATGCCTTTTTCCCGTTCCGTGACGGACTCGATAACGCAGCGGCTGTAGGCGTGACGGCGGTCATCCAGCCCGGCGGGTCGATTCGTGATGAGGAAGTGATTGCGGCCGCTGATGAGCACGGTATTGCCATGGTGTTTACCGGCATGCGTCACTTCCGTCATTAAGCAAGCGGACCTTTTTCGCCATCTCGGCGTTGTCGCCCTGATCAGGTAAAAATGGCTCGTTTCTCCTTTCGTGAGCGTAGCTGGGAACGTTTGGCAGGCAGAAGACAGACAAGAAAGGTTCGAGGATGAAGATACTGGTTGTCGGTGGTGGCGGACGCGAACACGCACTGGTGTGGAAGATTGCCCAGTCCCCCCTGGTTGAAACCCTCTACTGCGCGCCGGGCAATCCCGGCATCGCTGAGTTGGCCGAACTGGTGCCGCTGAATGTTGAGGATGTGGACGGCCTGTGCGCTTTTGCCTTGGAGAAGGGGATCGACCTTACCGTGGTTGGGCCGGAGTTGCCGCTGACGCTGGGCATTGCCGATCGCTTCAAGGCAGCAGGGCTGACTATTTTCGGTCCCAGCCAGGCTGCCGCCCAGATCGAGGGCAGCAAGGGGTTTTCCAAGGACCTGATGGCCAAGTACGGCATTCCGACGGCGGCCTATGCCCGCTTCAGCGAGCGCGATCAGGCGGTGGCCTATGTGAAGGCGCAGGGCGCCCCCATCGTCATCAAGGCCGATGGCCTGGCCGCCGGCAAGGGTGTAATTCTGGCGCAGACGCTGGAGGAGGCTGTTCAGGCCATTGATGAAATTCTGGTCGACGGTGTCTTCGGCGAAGCCGGCAAGTCGCTGGTGATTGAGGAGTTTCTCTACGGCGAGGAAGCCTCTTTCTTTGCCTTTACCGACGGCAAGAATATTCTGCCGCTGGCTTCGGCGCAGGATCACAAGCAGATTTTCGATGGCGACAAGGGCCCCAATACCGGTGGCATGGGCGCTTATTCGCCGGCGCCGGTGGTTACGGACGCACTGTATCAGCGGATTGTTGACGAGGTGGTGCAGCCGACCATCGACGGCATGGCGGCTGAAGGTTGTCCCTACTGTGGCATCCTGTTTGTTGGTCTGATGATCGATGGCGAGAAGATCCGGGTGCTGGAATACAATGCCCGCTTCGGTGATCCCGAGGCCCAGCCCCTGCTCAGCCGCATGAAGTCCGACCTGGTGCCGATATTGCGCGACTGCGCCCGTGGCGAATTGACCACCAGGGCGCTGGAATGGCATGAGGGCGCGGCGGTCTGTGTGGTGCTGGCGGCGGCCGGTTATCCGGCCAGTGTCCGTAAGGGCGATGCGATCAGCGGCCTGACGGCGGCCAACGCCCTTGAGGGTGTGCAGGTGTTTCAGGCCGGCACCGCTCTGTGCGAGGGCCAGCTGGTGACAGCCGGTGGCCGGGTGCTGGGGGTCGTCGGCCGTGCCGCCGATGTGCCGGCAGCCATTGAGCGGGCTTACGCAGGCGTGGCGCAGATCCGGTTCGATGGTGCTCAATGGCGGCGTGATATCGGCCAGAAAGCCTTGCGGCGCCTGCAATCGTCTTGATCAAACCACAGGAGGATAAGGACATGGAACAGGTACAGGTCGGTATTCTGATGGGCAGTGATTCCGATTATCCGGTCATGGCCGAGGCGGCCAAGGCCCTGCGCGAATTCGGCATCGGTTTTGAGATGCTGGTTTCCAGTGCTCACCGTTCGCCCAAACGGACGGCGGAATATGCCGCCAGTGCCGCCGGTCGCGGTATCCGGGTACTGATTGTTGGTGCCGGTGCCGCCGCCCATCTTGCCGGTGTGGTCGCTGCCGAGGCAACCCTGCCAGTGGTGGCCGTGCCGATCGACAGTTCGGCCCTCAAGGGGCTCGATGCGCTGCTGGCCACGGTGCAGATGCCAGCCGGCATTCCGGTTGCCAGCATGGCCATCGGCAAGGCCGGGGCGCGCAATGCCGGCCTGTTTGCCGTGCAGATCCTGGCGACCACCGATGCGGCGCTGGCTGAACGACTGCGCCAGGCCCGCAACGATATGGCGGCGGCGGTGGCGCACAAGAGCGAGCAGTTACAGCAGCGTCTTGCCACGGACGGGCTGTTGTGAGTACAGGATACGGACAGGGTTGGCAAGGCACCACGGCTGCCTGTGCAGCTTGAGGTGCGGAAAAACACCGGGGAAGGTGTTCTTCGGTCTGTGCGGCGGACTTGTGCCTGCCGCTAAATCGTCGGTTCAGACGCGCGTTCGGGGAAGAAATGCGTGGCTTGTGACCGGCAAAAACGTAACTCTGCTGGCGCATGGGAGGCAGCGCCTGCCCAGCAAAGGAGAACTGGCATTTGAGCGGACAACAGCGAACAGTCGTGGCAGCCATCTGGGATTTTTTCTGCTCCCTCAAGCTGTCGATCTTTACCCTCATCGTTCTGGCGATCACCTCGATTATCGGTACGGTGATCCAGCAGAACCGGCCGGCCGAAGAATACTTGCGGTTCTTCAGCGAAAAAACCTACCACCTGCTCAACAGTCTGCAATTCTTCGACATGTACCATTCCTGGTGGTTCATCGGCCTGCTGATTCTGTTCAGTATCAATCTGGTGTGCTGTTCCATCAAGCGGCTGCCGCGCGTGTGGAAGCTGGTACGCCACCCCCAGCTGACGCCGAGTGAGGCGTTGCTGAAAAGCTTTTCCAATGTCGATGAACAACTGGTCACGGGCAGCCTTGCCGAGGTGCGCCAGCGCATGGAGGCTTTTGTGGCCCGCGAATTCGCCCCGCCGGTGTGCAACAGCGGCGAGGCCGGTCTCTATCTTTATGCCGACAAGTCGCGCTACGCCCGTTTGGGGGTTTATGTCACTCATCTGTCGATCCTGATTATCTTTATCGGTGCCATCATTGGCAACCTGTTCGGCTACAAGGCTTTTGTCAACATTCCTGAAGGTGGCAGCGTCGATCAGGTTTGGCTGCGCAGTGGCGGGGTGGCCGATCTGGGGTTCTCGGTGACCTGTGAGGATTTCAGTGTCAGCTTCTACGACAACTCACAGCGGCCGAAAGAATATCGCAGCCTGTTGACCATCAAGGATGGCGGTGAGGTGGTGATCGACAAACGGCCGGTTATTGTCAACGATCCGTTGAGCTACAAGGGCATCACTTTTTATCAGTCGAGCTATGGGCCGGCCGGTGGCGAGGTGCTGTCTGTCAAGGTGAAGCTGCGCGGTACCGACAAGGCCCAGGCCTATGCGTTGCAACGGGGAGAGCGGGCATTGCTGCCCGATGATACCCGTATCCAGCTGGTTGATTTTACGCCTTCGTTTCGCAATTTCGGTCCGGCGGCCAGGTTGCAGGTGCAGCCCGCCAGTGCAGAGGCGTTTTCCGTAACCCTGTTCAAGAACTTCCCGGATTTTGACGACCAGCGGGGTGGTGAGCATATCTTCACGCTGGAGGATTTCGAACAGAAATACTATACCGGGCTGCAGGCGACCAAGGACCCCGGTGTCTGGGTGGTGTGGCTGGGCTGCACCCTGCTGGTGCTGGGCAGCCTGGTGGCCTTTTTCCTGTCGCACCGCCGCCTGTGGGTGGTGCTGAGCGAGAAGCAGGGCAAGGTGCGGGTACGGCTGGTGGGCTCGGCCCATCGTAACCAGCCAGCCTTCGAGCTGTATTTCGATCGTCTCAAGGAAGCCTTTCGCAAGGAGCTGGCCTAGGCTGGCCGGGAGTTGAGAACTATGCAAAGCGGACAGTTGTTCAATCTGGTGACCGTCGGGTATTTCGCCTCCATGGTACTGTTCATAGCCTTTCTGGCGCTGCGCAGCTCGCTGATTGCGCGGTTGGCGACCTGGATTGCCGTGGCTGGTTTTCTTCTGCAGACCGGCGCCATTGGCTTGCGCTGGTATGAAACCTATCAGATCCCTGGAGGTGCCGGTTATGCACCCATGTCGAATCTGTATGAATCGGTGGTGTTCTTTTCCTGGACCATTCTGCTGATTTATCTGCTGATCGATCTGAAATACCGCCAGCCCGCAGTGGGTGCTTTCGTGCTGCCCTTCGCTTTTCTGGCGATGACCTGGGCCCAGCTGCGGCTGGATTCCACCATCTCGCCGCTGGTGCCGGCCCTGCAGAGTAACTGGCTGACCTATCATGTCATTACCTGTTTTCTTGGCTATGCCGCCTTTGCCGTGGCCTGTGGCGTGTCGATCATGTACCTGATCAAGGTGGCCAAGGAAAAGGATGGCGGCAGAGGCCCGGCCGGCGGAATTGTCGGCCAGTTTCCCAGCGCCAAGGTGCTTGACGATCTTAACTACAAGGCCATCATGATTGGTTTTCCCCTGCTGTCGCTGGGGATCATTACCGGCGCAGCCTGGGCCAATTACGCTTGGGGAACCTACTGGAGCTGGGACCCGAAGGAAACCTGGAGCCTGATCGTCTGGTTTATCTACGCCGCCTTTCTGCATGCCCGAATTACCCGTGGCTGGGCTGGCCGGCGGGCGGCGGTGCTGTCGATCGTTGGCTTCGCCGCTACCATCTTCTGCTATCTGGGCGTCAACCTGCTGCTGGCCGGTCTGCATTCCTACGGTTCCTAGTCGCTGAGCCAGCAGCGCTGTTTGTCCGGGGAGACCGTCTGACGGTCTCCCCGTTTTTTACCGTCCCGGCCCGTTTGTCGGGACCTTAAGCAGGGCGGGGAGGCAGAGCGATGGAGCAGGGACAGCAACCGGAAGCGCCGGAGACTCTGCTGGCCGCCGATGAAACCCTCGACAGCGTACAGGACGCCGGCCTGCGGCTGATCCAGCCCCGCCAGGGGTACCGCTTTTCCTTCGATCCGCTGGTGCTGTGTGATTTTGCCCGGCTTGATGGGGTACAGCATCTGCTTGACTTAGGCTGCGGCTGCGGTCTGATGGCTCTGCTGGCGGCGCGGCGCCAGCCTGCGCTGCGGGTGACCGCCATCGAGGTGCAGCCTGCCCAGGCAGACCGGGCACGGCGCAATGTCTGTCTCAATGGTCTGGAATCGCAGGTGCGGGTGGTCTGTGGCGATGTGCGGCAGTGGGCGCCGACGGCGCGGCAGAGCTGTGACCTGGTGCTGTGCAATCCGCCCTTCAGGCCGGCACAGGCCGGTCGTCAAGCCCTGGACGCCGAGCGCCGCGCGGCCCGTCACGAACAACATGGCACCCTGGCTGAACTGCTGAGTGCTGCAGGTCAGGTGCTGAGCCATGGCGGCCGCTGTGCGCTGGTGCATCTGGCCGAACGCCTGACCGACGTGCTGGAAGCCATGCGTCGGGCCCGGCTGGAGCCCAAACGCTTGCGACTGGTGCACAGTCGTGCCGGCCAGGATGCCTGTCTGGTGCTGGTGGAGGGGCGTAAGGGCAGCCGTCCGGGGCTGAGGGTGCAGTCACCGTTGCTGCTGCAGGATGAAGAAATCTAGGAGCGCAGTTGCTGACGCAGACGCTCGGCCTTGTGGCGGCGCTGGTGGGCTTGGATCAGGCGCTGCAGGGCGGCTCGCACCTGTGGGTCGGCGATGGCGGCGGTCAGGCGGGAGATGGCAGCCAGTTCCAGGCTGTTGAGTTCGGGCAGCGTTTCCTTGTGCTCAATGCGCTGAAGACGGGTGGCTACCGGTCGGCGGCGCAGAAAGATGCCCTCGATGGGATGGTCGCCGAGCTGGGCGTTGAGGCTGGCGAGCAGGCGCGGTTTGAGGAGTTGCAGCTGCTGCATCCAGACTGGATGGTCAACCTCAACCTCCAGAATCTGCTGGCGCAGACGTACCGGCCGGGCATGGCAGGCGATGGTCCGACCGACCGTCTGGTCCCACAGTTGCCAGATGGCGTGTTGCTCAATGCGGTTGCGAATGCCCAGCGAGCCGAACAGCTGGTTGAGGATATCGCGGCTGCGTTCCGGCGTGGCACGCCCACGGTTGTTACGGCTCATGACCGACCGGGCTGCTGCAGACGCAAACGCAGCCAGCCGCCGCCGAACTGGCCGAGCAGGGCGCCGAGAATCGACAGGGGGATAACCTGCCAGTCGAGGGCAAAATGCAGCCGCAGCCACAGCAGCAGAGGAATGGACAGGTGGATGTAGGCGAACCAGGCCAGCGAGCGTTTGACGACACCCTGACGCAGGTAGCCCAGCGGTAGATTAACCAGTACCGCGGTGCCGGCCAGCAGGGCGATTTTGAGGCCGAAAGGGGTCAGCTGCATGCCGGATCCACAGAAAATGAGGTGCGAGGCGGGCTGGTCTTGCCGGAGAAAACCAGCGTACCTTAGCCATTTGGCAGGCGGCTGTCAATGTGAAGAACCCGCAAAGGAGCCAGGATATGCGCATGGTCGGGCCGGATCAGTGTCTGCTGGTGTTTGATTCCCTGCACCGCGTCATGCGGGCCGAGCAGCTGCTGCAGGAGCGTTTCAGCGTGTTGCTGGTGCCACTGCCGCGGGTGTTGTCGTCCGATTGCGGCATGGCACTGCGTATCCTGGCGGCTGAGGGGCCGGCCATCGCCGCCAGCCTGCAACAGGCGGAGCTGATGGACTATCGTTGCTACCAGCCGACGGCGACAGGTTTCGCCGTTGTCGATCTGCCGGCGCAAGAATCTTGACAAGCCACTGATGGCCCTTTATAGTCCCCTATTTGCCACTTTGCAGCCTTAAGCCGGAAAGCAGCGGAACCGCCATGTTCGACCAACTCAGTGATAAGTTTGATGCCGTCTTCAAAAAGTTGCGCGGTCAGGGGCGCCTGACCGAAGCCCATGTGACCGAAGCCCTGCGCGAGGTGCGCCTGGTGCTGCTTGAGGCCGACGTCAATTTCAAGGTCGTCAAGGATTTTGTCGCGGCGGTGCAGCAGCGTGCCGTTGGTAGCGATGTGCTGAAAAGCCTGACGCCGGCTCAGCAGGTGATCAAGATCGTGCGCGACGAGCTTGGCCGGCTGATGGGTGAAGGTGAGGATAATGCCCTTGACCTGGCCGCCAGCCCGCCGGTCGCCATCATGCTCTGTGGCCTGCAGGGCGCTGGCAAGACCACCAGCTGCGGCAAGCTGGCCCTGCGTCTGCGCAAGGACAAGCGCCAGCCGCTGCTGGTGCCGGCCGACGTCTACCGGCCGGCGGCGATTGAGCAACTCAAGACCCTCGGTCGGCAGCTGGACATCCCGGTGTTCGACAGCGCTGCCGACGCTGATCCGGTGGATATCTGCCGTCAGGCCCAGGACTATGCCCGCAACCACGGTTTTGACACGCTGATTCTCGATACTGCCGGCCGCCTGCACATTGACGACACGCTGATGGATGAGTTGGTGCGCATCCGCATGGCACTGAGTCCGCGTGAAATCCTGTTCGTGGCGGATGCCATGACCGGCCAGGACGTGGTCAATGTGGTCGAGCAGTTCGATGCCCGGCTTGACCTCAGCGGCGTGATTCTGACCAAGCTCGATGGCGATGCCCGTGGTGGTGCCGCCCTGTCGGTGCGGGCGGTGACCGGCAAGCCGATCAAGTTTGTCGGTCTGGGCGAGAAAATGGATGCCCTGGAGGTGTTCCACGCCGACCGCATGGCCCAGCGCATTCTTGGCATGGGCGACGTGCTGTCGCTGATCGAAAAGGCTGAGGCTGCCATCGACAAAGATGAAGCCGCGCGCATGGAAAAAAAGATGCGCCAGGACGGCTTCACTCTGGAGACCTTTCGCGATCAGTTACAGATGGTGAAAAAGATGGGCTCGATGGAATCGTTGCTCAAGATGATTCCCGGTGTCGGCCAGGCCATGAAGAAGGCGGGCGGCATGCAGCTGCCCGACAAGGAACTGAAGAAAATCGAAGCCATCATCGGCTCCATGACGCCGCTTGAGCGGCAGAATCACAAGCTGATCAATGGTTCGCGCCGTCTGCGCATCGCCAAGGGCAGTGGTACCCGCATCCAGGATGTCAACCAGTTGCTCAAGCGTTTTACCGAGGCGCAGAAGATGATGAAGAAAATGCAGCAGCTCGGTCCCAAGGGTCTCAAGGGCCTGATGGGGCGGGGCGGCATGCCGTTTTAGCTTTTTCCCGCGCTGCGGAAGGCCGCAGTGGGCGGGGTCAACAGGTGCCTGAGGTTTCAGGCGTTTTTCAACAGAGAGGAAGCGATCCCCATGTCCGTCAAGATCAGATTAGCCCGTGGTGGTGCTAAGAAGAAACCCTTTTACCAGATTGTCGTCGCCGACGAGCGTTGTCCGCGCGATGGCCGTTATGTCGAGAACCTTGGCCAGTACGATCCGCGGCTGACCGACAACAAGGTGACAATCAACAAAGAGCGGGCTCTGGCCTGGCTGAATCGCGGCGCCCAGCCGTCTCAGACCGTGCTGAGCCTGTTGCGCCAGACGGGCGTGTGGAGCACCTTCAAGGGCACACCCAAGGCCTAGGGTGCCGGTGAACGGGATCGAATTGCGTAACGATGCCGGCCCGTTGTTCCGGGTTGGCGTGGTCGTGGCAACCCATGGTCTGCGCGGTGACTTGCGTGTGCGGCCGGCCACGGCCGGTTCACTGGCGCTGGCCGATGCCCGCGAACTGACCGTGCTGCTGCCGTCGGGCGAGCGCTGTCTCCGCACGGCGCGACGGGTGAGTCCCCATGGTGCCTCGCTGTTGCTGGCACTGGAGGGCTGTAGCCATATCGACCAGGCTCAGGCCTACGTCGGCGCTGAGCTGTACATGGCCCAGGCCGATCTGGCGACGCCGGAGGATGGCAGCCTGTACTGGCATCAGTTAGAGGGCCTGCGGGTCATCGACCGGCGGTTGGGCGTGGTCGGTACCCTGGAATCGTTACTGGAAACACCGGGACATGATCTGTATGTCGTCCAGGGCCCCTATGGCGAGGTGTTGCTGCCCGCTGTTGCGGCCATGATTGAAGCGATCGATCTTGAAGCTGGCGAAATGCGGGTCAATCTGCCGGAGGGGCTGATCGGACTCAATGACTGATGCTGAGTGACCGCCTGTCTGGGAGTTGTTGCATGCAGTTCGATGTTCTGACCCTGTTCCCGCACATGTTCGATTCGCCTTTTGCCGACAGCATTGTCGGGCGGGCGTGTCAGCAGGGACGGATTCAATTGCATACGCATCC encodes:
- the ccsB gene encoding c-type cytochrome biogenesis protein CcsB, with the protein product MQSGQLFNLVTVGYFASMVLFIAFLALRSSLIARLATWIAVAGFLLQTGAIGLRWYETYQIPGGAGYAPMSNLYESVVFFSWTILLIYLLIDLKYRQPAVGAFVLPFAFLAMTWAQLRLDSTISPLVPALQSNWLTYHVITCFLGYAAFAVACGVSIMYLIKVAKEKDGGRGPAGGIVGQFPSAKVLDDLNYKAIMIGFPLLSLGIITGAAWANYAWGTYWSWDPKETWSLIVWFIYAAFLHARITRGWAGRRAAVLSIVGFAATIFCYLGVNLLLAGLHSYGS
- a CDS encoding tRNA1(Val) (adenine(37)-N6)-methyltransferase, which gives rise to MEQGQQPEAPETLLAADETLDSVQDAGLRLIQPRQGYRFSFDPLVLCDFARLDGVQHLLDLGCGCGLMALLAARRQPALRVTAIEVQPAQADRARRNVCLNGLESQVRVVCGDVRQWAPTARQSCDLVLCNPPFRPAQAGRQALDAERRAARHEQHGTLAELLSAAGQVLSHGGRCALVHLAERLTDVLEAMRRARLEPKRLRLVHSRAGQDACLVLVEGRKGSRPGLRVQSPLLLQDEEI
- a CDS encoding ASKHA domain-containing protein; translation: MTASPALQLLIDLGTTRLAGRLLDAQGALLAEAGLDNPQFVHGTDVIRRLQAATEGAAAELQQQALQAVTQLTAELLRQAGQPLAAVRQGLLAANPAMITLLRGQPVTGLLRPPYRPPSLDGVWLHEAGLPPLYLLPAVSGFVGGDLLAYVYGQLPLVGPTLLIDVGTNGEMALWDGQAWWCSSVAAGPTFEGAHLACGMRAEAGAVYDVAVEEDRLRLRVIGDGLPRGLCGSGLTAAIGAAVAAGLVGADGGLRPAAAIDSNLARYLCQDAGQPALCLYRDARCQLLIRQEEIRQFQLAKGALHAGAECLLERAGLAPPALERVLLSGALGQALAPQTLKNVALLPEYMIKKVRFVGAGVLVGLGRLAVRPEGLAELDALRRAMRPYPLSGTPAFEQAFLAALDFASGPA
- a CDS encoding DUF3343 domain-containing protein; translated protein: MRMVGPDQCLLVFDSLHRVMRAEQLLQERFSVLLVPLPRVLSSDCGMALRILAAEGPAIAASLQQAELMDYRCYQPTATGFAVVDLPAQES
- a CDS encoding DciA family protein; amino-acid sequence: MSRNNRGRATPERSRDILNQLFGSLGIRNRIEQHAIWQLWDQTVGRTIACHARPVRLRQQILEVEVDHPVWMQQLQLLKPRLLASLNAQLGDHPIEGIFLRRRPVATRLQRIEHKETLPELNSLELAAISRLTAAIADPQVRAALQRLIQAHQRRHKAERLRQQLRS
- the resB gene encoding cytochrome c biogenesis protein ResB, whose amino-acid sequence is MAAIWDFFCSLKLSIFTLIVLAITSIIGTVIQQNRPAEEYLRFFSEKTYHLLNSLQFFDMYHSWWFIGLLILFSINLVCCSIKRLPRVWKLVRHPQLTPSEALLKSFSNVDEQLVTGSLAEVRQRMEAFVAREFAPPVCNSGEAGLYLYADKSRYARLGVYVTHLSILIIFIGAIIGNLFGYKAFVNIPEGGSVDQVWLRSGGVADLGFSVTCEDFSVSFYDNSQRPKEYRSLLTIKDGGEVVIDKRPVIVNDPLSYKGITFYQSSYGPAGGEVLSVKVKLRGTDKAQAYALQRGERALLPDDTRIQLVDFTPSFRNFGPAARLQVQPASAEAFSVTLFKNFPDFDDQRGGEHIFTLEDFEQKYYTGLQATKDPGVWVVWLGCTLLVLGSLVAFFLSHRRLWVVLSEKQGKVRVRLVGSAHRNQPAFELYFDRLKEAFRKELA
- the purH gene encoding bifunctional phosphoribosylaminoimidazolecarboxamide formyltransferase/IMP cyclohydrolase, whose product is MATIKRALISLSDKTGIVDFARELVGFGVEILSTGGTASLLRQAGLPVKDVSEYTGYPEMLDGRVKTLHPKVHGGLLGLRDNPAHVAKMAEHDIQPIDMVVVNLYPFEATVAKDDCTLVDAIENIDIGGPTMLRSAAKNNRFVTVVVDPADYAVVLDEMRASNGAVSESTNFGLAVKVYQHTAAYDGAISNWLGRRLEEGCVAEFPPALTLQFQQSQIMRYGENPHQKAAFYVEKNVAEASIATARQLQGKELSYNNIGDTDAALECVKQFGEGPACVIVKHANPCGVAVGATILEAYERAFSTDPESAFGGIIAFNRELDGATAKAICDKQFVEVIIAPVVSAEAVEIVKTKKNVRLLECGQWPAQPADRLEYKRVNGGLLVQDADHALYEELKVVTKRQPTEQEMKDLLFTWRVAKFVKSNAIVYGKENMTIGVGAGQMSRINSARIAAIKAEHAGLEVQGSAMASDAFFPFRDGLDNAAAVGVTAVIQPGGSIRDEEVIAAADEHGIAMVFTGMRHFRH
- the purD gene encoding phosphoribosylamine--glycine ligase; this encodes MKILVVGGGGREHALVWKIAQSPLVETLYCAPGNPGIAELAELVPLNVEDVDGLCAFALEKGIDLTVVGPELPLTLGIADRFKAAGLTIFGPSQAAAQIEGSKGFSKDLMAKYGIPTAAYARFSERDQAVAYVKAQGAPIVIKADGLAAGKGVILAQTLEEAVQAIDEILVDGVFGEAGKSLVIEEFLYGEEASFFAFTDGKNILPLASAQDHKQIFDGDKGPNTGGMGAYSPAPVVTDALYQRIVDEVVQPTIDGMAAEGCPYCGILFVGLMIDGEKIRVLEYNARFGDPEAQPLLSRMKSDLVPILRDCARGELTTRALEWHEGAAVCVVLAAAGYPASVRKGDAISGLTAANALEGVQVFQAGTALCEGQLVTAGGRVLGVVGRAADVPAAIERAYAGVAQIRFDGAQWRRDIGQKALRRLQSS
- the purE gene encoding 5-(carboxyamino)imidazole ribonucleotide mutase, which produces MEQVQVGILMGSDSDYPVMAEAAKALREFGIGFEMLVSSAHRSPKRTAEYAASAAGRGIRVLIVGAGAAAHLAGVVAAEATLPVVAVPIDSSALKGLDALLATVQMPAGIPVASMAIGKAGARNAGLFAVQILATTDAALAERLRQARNDMAAAVAHKSEQLQQRLATDGLL